One window of the Chryseobacterium sp. CY350 genome contains the following:
- a CDS encoding efflux RND transporter permease subunit — MNKFIKNIISFSLKNKAFTFIWVAVLAVAGFISFKNMPIEAFPDVTNTQIVIITQWDGRSAEEVERFVTTPIELTMSPVQKKTSVRSTTMFGLSIVKILFDDGVDDMFARNQVNNQLRNVSLPENIDPEVQPPYGPTGEVFRYTLESKNKDSRELLTLQNWVIDRALRGVPGVADVNVFGGQDKVFELSIDPRALDKYNLTPLQVYEAVTKSNLNVGGDVIEKNGQAYVVRGIGLVQSTEDIGNITIHSDSGNPILVKYIAEVHESSRPRVGQAGLNNHDDTVEGIVVMRKGENPRDVLVGVKAKIKELNEKILPKDVKMVTFYDRDNLMDFTTETVMHNLLEGIILVTVIVLIFMADWRTTLIVSIIIPLSLLFAFLCLKLAGMSANLLSLGAVDFGIIIDGAVVMVEGIFVMLDHKAKKYGPEKFNKMAKAGWIKQTGTGLGKAIFFSKLIIITSLIPIFSFQKVEGKMFSPLAFTLGFALIGALIFTLTLVPVLTHLLLNKNVKEKNNPFVSFWDRIVLKGFSFTFKYKKLSLIVALSFMTVALFSGKFLGTEFLPQLNEGSLWITAEMPMSSSLKESLQTTDILKKDIMSVPEVTDVLAQTGRSNDGTDPNGFGFVQFAVNLQPKDEWKRKISYDQLVEEIDKKLRNYQGITFNYSQPISDNVAEAVAGFKAENGIKIYGDNLQTLDQLADKVLKSIKDVDGVRDAGIIKNIGQPEVNVVWDRNKMAAYGVMPEDAQTVLEMAFGGKTASEMYDGERKFPIRLRYSQEYRKDENDIASLMIPTQDGSMIPLKEIGNIVKNNGAAFIYRDDIKRYIGIKFSIRDRDLGGTIADAQKEVAKIDLPEGYKLGWTGQFENQQRATSRLTEIVPISILGIFFLLFILFGNMKDSLLVLANVPFALIGGIIALHLTQMNFGISAGVGMIALLGICIQNGVILITEFHQNVKLGSPLDEAIFNGVKSRTRPVIMTALMASIGLLPAALSTGIGSESQKPLAIVIIGGLITATILTLLIFPIIFWIFNKTKKIELPK; from the coding sequence ATGAATAAATTCATCAAAAATATTATTTCTTTTTCGCTTAAAAATAAAGCCTTTACGTTTATTTGGGTAGCAGTTTTGGCAGTTGCAGGTTTTATCAGCTTCAAAAATATGCCGATTGAGGCATTTCCGGATGTTACCAATACACAGATCGTTATCATCACGCAGTGGGATGGCAGAAGTGCAGAAGAGGTAGAACGCTTTGTCACAACGCCGATCGAGCTTACGATGAGTCCTGTTCAGAAAAAAACGAGTGTAAGAAGTACCACAATGTTTGGGTTGTCGATCGTGAAGATTCTGTTTGATGACGGTGTTGACGATATGTTTGCGAGAAATCAGGTAAACAATCAGCTGAGAAACGTCAGCTTGCCGGAAAATATAGATCCTGAAGTGCAGCCACCTTACGGACCGACTGGTGAGGTATTCAGATATACCTTAGAAAGTAAAAATAAAGATTCTCGTGAACTTCTCACGCTTCAGAATTGGGTGATCGATCGGGCGCTTCGAGGAGTTCCGGGAGTTGCCGATGTGAATGTTTTTGGTGGGCAGGACAAAGTTTTTGAGTTGAGTATCGATCCGAGAGCTTTAGACAAATACAATCTTACTCCGTTGCAGGTATATGAAGCTGTTACGAAAAGCAATCTGAATGTAGGCGGAGATGTCATAGAAAAAAACGGACAGGCGTATGTGGTTCGCGGCATTGGTCTGGTGCAGTCTACGGAAGATATTGGGAATATTACCATTCACAGTGACAGCGGAAATCCTATTTTAGTAAAATATATAGCTGAGGTTCATGAAAGTTCACGCCCGAGAGTAGGGCAGGCTGGTCTCAATAATCACGATGATACTGTAGAAGGAATTGTTGTCATGAGAAAAGGTGAAAACCCGCGCGATGTCTTGGTAGGCGTGAAAGCAAAAATTAAAGAACTAAATGAGAAAATACTTCCGAAAGATGTAAAAATGGTTACTTTTTATGATCGTGACAACCTTATGGATTTTACCACAGAAACCGTAATGCACAATTTATTGGAAGGAATCATTCTCGTAACCGTTATTGTATTGATTTTTATGGCAGATTGGCGAACGACACTCATCGTCTCGATCATCATTCCGCTGTCATTGCTTTTTGCCTTTTTGTGCTTAAAACTTGCCGGCATGAGTGCTAATTTACTTTCACTGGGAGCTGTAGATTTCGGGATCATCATCGATGGCGCCGTTGTCATGGTGGAAGGTATTTTTGTAATGCTCGATCATAAAGCAAAAAAATACGGACCCGAAAAGTTTAACAAAATGGCAAAGGCTGGCTGGATAAAACAAACAGGTACAGGGTTGGGAAAAGCAATTTTCTTTTCAAAATTAATTATTATTACATCGCTGATCCCGATATTTTCTTTTCAGAAAGTAGAAGGTAAAATGTTTTCACCGTTGGCATTTACTTTGGGCTTTGCGCTGATTGGGGCTTTAATTTTTACCTTAACGCTCGTTCCCGTGCTTACGCATTTGCTTTTAAATAAAAATGTGAAAGAAAAGAATAATCCGTTTGTCAGTTTTTGGGATAGAATTGTCTTAAAAGGTTTCAGTTTTACATTTAAATATAAAAAACTGAGCTTGATAGTTGCACTTTCATTCATGACAGTTGCTCTTTTTTCGGGAAAGTTTTTGGGAACAGAATTTCTACCGCAACTGAATGAAGGATCGCTTTGGATAACTGCAGAAATGCCAATGAGTTCTTCTTTGAAAGAATCTTTACAGACTACAGATATCTTGAAGAAAGACATCATGAGCGTACCGGAAGTTACAGATGTCTTGGCACAAACAGGAAGAAGTAATGACGGTACAGATCCCAACGGGTTTGGTTTTGTGCAGTTTGCGGTGAATCTTCAGCCGAAAGATGAATGGAAGCGTAAAATCAGTTATGATCAGTTGGTAGAGGAAATAGATAAAAAACTAAGAAATTATCAGGGAATAACATTCAACTATTCTCAGCCAATCTCAGATAATGTTGCAGAAGCAGTGGCTGGTTTTAAGGCTGAAAACGGAATCAAGATCTATGGAGACAACCTGCAGACTTTAGATCAGTTGGCAGATAAGGTGCTGAAGTCAATAAAGGATGTTGACGGTGTGCGTGATGCAGGAATTATCAAAAATATAGGACAGCCGGAAGTGAATGTCGTCTGGGACAGAAATAAGATGGCGGCTTATGGCGTGATGCCGGAAGATGCACAGACAGTTCTTGAAATGGCTTTTGGCGGAAAAACAGCCTCTGAAATGTATGATGGTGAAAGAAAATTCCCCATCCGTCTACGATATTCTCAAGAGTACAGAAAAGATGAAAATGATATTGCCTCACTGATGATTCCTACGCAGGACGGCTCTATGATTCCACTGAAGGAAATAGGAAATATTGTGAAGAATAACGGAGCTGCTTTCATCTACCGTGATGATATAAAAAGGTATATCGGAATTAAATTCTCAATTCGCGATCGTGATCTGGGTGGCACCATTGCTGATGCGCAGAAAGAAGTTGCAAAAATAGATTTGCCGGAAGGATACAAACTTGGCTGGACGGGGCAGTTTGAAAATCAACAGCGAGCAACATCCAGACTTACGGAGATCGTCCCGATCAGTATTTTGGGAATATTTTTTCTTCTGTTTATTCTTTTTGGAAACATGAAAGATTCACTTTTGGTTTTGGCAAATGTTCCGTTTGCACTGATTGGCGGAATTATCGCCCTGCATCTTACCCAAATGAATTTCGGAATTTCCGCAGGCGTAGGAATGATTGCACTCCTGGGAATCTGCATACAAAACGGAGTCATTTTAATAACCGAATTTCATCAGAATGTCAAATTGGGATCGCCTTTAGATGAAGCAATTTTTAATGGAGTAAAATCCAGAACAAGGCCTGTAATTATGACGGCTTTGATGGCTTCTATCGGTCTGTTGCCGGCAGCGCTTTCCACAGGAATTGGTTCAGAATCTCAAAAACCTCTGGCCATTGTCATTATCGGAGGATTAATTACAGCCACAATACTTACTTTACTGATCTTCCCGATCATCTTCTGGATTTTTAATAAAACTAAGAAAATTGAACTTCCAAAATAA